From the genome of Rhizobium oryzihabitans:
GCCGGAGAAAATGCGCGGCTGGTTGCGGCGCGTCTTGTGGTTGGCGATGTGACGGTGGCTATCGCCACGACAAGGGATGCGTCACATGACCGCGAGCGTGCCATCGAACATGGAGAACAACAATGACAGTTCATTTTATCGGCGCTGGTCCGGGTGCTGCCGACCTCATCACGGTGCGCGGGCGTGATCTTATCGCTGCCTGCCCGGTCTGCCTTTATGCCGGTTCGCTGGTTCCGAAGGCGCTGATCGATTATTGCCCGCCGGGTGCACGCATTGTCGATACGGCCGCACTGTCGCTGGATGAGATCGAGGCGGAATTCGTTGCGGCGGCAAAGGCGGGCAAGGATGTGGCGCGGCTGCATTCCGGCGATCTCTCCGTCTGGAGCGCCATGGGTGAACAGATCCGCCGGCTCGAACGGCTGGGTCTCGACTACACTGTGACTCCTGGCGTGCCCTCGTTTGCCGCTGCCGCTGCCACCCTGCAGCGGGAACTGACGGTGCCGGAAGTGGCGCAAAGCCTTGTACTGACCCGTATTTCAGGCCGCGCTTCGAAAATGCCCGAGGGCGAGACGCTGAAAGCCTTCGGTGCGACAGGTACTACGCTTGCCATCCACCTCGCCATCCATGCCATCGGCAGGGTGGTGGAAGAACTGACGCCGCTTTGCGGTTCCGATTGCCCTGTTGCCATCGTCGTTCGCGCCTCCTGGCCGGACGAGCGGGTCATTCGCGGCACCTTGTTCGACATTGAAGGGAAACTGGCCGCCGAGCCGGTGGAGCGGACGGCGCTGATCTTCGTCGGGCGCGGGCTTGCCTCGACGGATTTTCGTGAGAGCGCACTTTATAGCACCGATTATGTACGCCGGTTCCGGTCCCCGAAGGAAGATGCGAAGGGTTGATGCGACGGCGTGGAGGCGGTGCGCCCCTTGAGCGTACCCTGACGATCGAAAACCAGAATATCGAGCGCGATGGTGGGCGTCTTCAGCGCGGCGGCCGCGGTTACCCAGGCTTTTTCCGCAACGATCGCACCGAGGTCAATCCCGGCGCCTTCGGCCAGCTCAAAAGCGTGCGCGACCATGTTGGCCTGACGGATGGCGGCTGCAAGATTCTCATCTCCGCCGGCTTCGGTTGCCAGCTCCGCCAGCGCGTCGAGATCGGCGAGGCCTTTCTTGGAGTGGACATCGAGCATGCCCTGGGCAAGCTTCGTCATCTTGGCGACGCCACCGGCAATCGTGACCCGCTCTACAGGGTGGCTGCGCAGATATTTCAGCATGCCGCCGATGAAATCGCCCATGTCGATCAGCGCGGTCTCCGGCAGGTCGTAAATCGCCCGTCCGGCTTTTTCCGAGGTATTGCCGGTTGCGCCGAGCAGATGGGCGCAGCCGGTCGCGCGCGCCACATCGATGCCGCGCCAGATGGAATGTATCCATGCCGAGCAGGAAAATGGGATGACGATGCCGGTGGTGCCGAGAATGGAAATGCCGCCAATGATGCCGAGCCTGCCATTCAGGGTCTTTTCCGCCAGTTTCTCACCGTCACGGACGGAAATCTCGACTTCGAAATCGGCATTCTCTCCGGCGACCTCGTGAATGGCGGTTTCGATCATCTTGCGCGGCACGGGGTTGATGGCAGGTTCGCCCGGCGGCAGGGGCAATCCCGGCCGGGTGATGGTGCCGACGCCTTTTCCGGCCCTGAAGGTGATGCCGCTTCCCGGTTGGCCATGTCGCACTGTACTTTCGATCAGCGCTCCGTGGGTGACGTCCGGATCGTCGCCCGCATCCTTGACGACACCCGCACGGGCGAAGTTTTCGCCTTTTTCCTCGGTGGCGAGGGAAAATGCCGGCCGCGCGCCGCTTGGAAGTTGGACTTCGACAGGGTAAGGAAACTCGCCGGTCAGAAGGGCGGCGCAAGCCGCCTTCGAGGCCGCCGCCGCGCAGGTGCCCGTGGTCCAGCCGCGGCGAAGGGTCTTTCCATCTGTTTCCATATGAATTCCTATAGCCGGGACGGCTTTTTCCGTCATCGTTAAAAAAGCAGCCGAGAAGAATGTCGATACGCCAAGTTTTAAACAGCATCGCCGCAAAAGGTCCGGTCTTTGAGCCCGGTCACGTCTGGCTCGCAGGGGCGGGACCGGGGGATGTGCGTTATCTGACACTCGAAGTGGCGCTTGCGCTTTCGCAGGCCGATGTGATCGTTCGCGATGCGCTGGTCAGCGACGATGTCGTTGCCCTTGGTCCCCAGGCTGAAATCGTCTTTGCCGGCAAGCGTGGCGGCAAGCCTTCGGCAACGCAGGACGACATTACCGCCTCGCTGATCGATCTCGCCCGGCAGGGTAAGAAGGTGTTGCGGCTTAAGGGTGGCGATCCCTTTATTTTCGGGCGTGGTGGTGAAGAGGCGGAGGCGCTGATCCTAGCCGGTATCCCGTTCCGTATCCTGCCGGGCATGACCTCGTCGCTCGCAGCCCTTGCTTCCGCGCATATTCCCGCCACCATGCGCGGCATCAGCCGCGCCGTCACGCTCGCCACGGGCCATGCCGCCGGTACTGAAGAGGATCTGGACTGGCTAGCGCTGGCGAAAACGCACGAACCCATTGTCGTTTATATGGGGCTCAAGAATATAGGTTCTATCGCCGATCTTCTGATGCAGGGCGGCCGTTCAGGAATAACGCCGGTCGCCGTCATCATGTCGGCAACGACGGCGCAGGAGCGCATTTTTATCGGAACGCTGGAAAGCATAGCTGACGATGCAAAGCGGGAAAAATTCGAGGCGCCGGCCCTGATCGTCATTGGCGAGATTGTTTCGATGAGAAACCGCCTCGGTGGAGCCGGATCATGACGGCCCGGGCGATCATCATCGGTGCACCGCGCTCCGGTTCCGGCAAGACCAGCGTGACTATTGGCCTGCTCAGGGCCTTTGCAAGACGCGGCGTCAAGGTGCGCGGCATCAAGACCGGGCCTGACTATATCGACCCCGGCTTCCATGCCTTTGCCACCGGCACGCCTGGGCTCAATCTGGACAGCTGGGCCATGCGGCCGGAACTGCTGCGGCACCTGTTCTTGCAGCAGACTGACGGCGCGGACCTCGTTCTGATCGAAAGCGCCATGGGCCTGTTCGACGGCATTCCCGTGGCGGAAAACCGTACCGGGTCGGCGGCGGATCTGGCCCGGCTGTTCGGCATTCCCGTGCTGTTGGTGCTGGATGTGTCCGGCCAGTCGCAGACGGCGGCGGCTGTCGCCCATGGTTTTGCCCATTACGATCCGGACGTCACAATGGCGGCGGTGGTGCTGAACCGGGCCGGCAGCGAAAGACACCGGACGCTGTGTACGGAGGCCATCGAAAAAATCGGACTGCCTGTCGCAGGCTGTGTATTGCGCGATCCGTCGCTCATCCTGCCGGAGCGGCATCTGGGGCTGGTGCAGGCCAGCGAACATCCGGAAATTGACGCGCATATAGAACGGCTGGCGGATGCGATGGAAAGGTCCATCGATCTCGATGCCCTGCTTTCGCTCGCCGCGCCGGTGGATGTGCCCCTAGGCTTGGCGGAGGCGGCGATTGCGCCGCCCGGCCAGCGTATCGCGCTTGCGGACGATGCGGCTTTCACCTTCCTTTATCCGCATCTGAAGAGCCATTGGCATACGGCCGGAGCCGAGATCGTGCCCTTCTCACCGCTCGCAGACGAGGCGCCTGATGAGACCTGCGACATTTGCTGGCTGCCCGGTGGCTATCCAGAGCTTTACGCTGGAAAGCTTGCCGATGCGGTCGGGTTCAAAGCGGGCATTACCCGTTTCGCCGCGACAAAACCGGTCCACGGTGAGTGCGGCGGCTATATGGTGCTTGGCGCGGCGCTGGAAGATGCCGAGGGTGTAACCCATGCCATGACCGGGCTCTTATCCCATGCCACCAGTTTCGCGACGCGCAAGATGAATCTCGGTTATCGGCAGGCGACGATCGTGGCAGATGGACCGCTCGGCGGAGCGGGCGAGATCCTGCGCGGCCATGAGTTTCATTATGCGCGTGTTATCGATCCGGGCCACGATGAGCCTTTCGCCCAGATTGCTGACGGGCAGGGTCGTCCGCTCGGCCCCTCTGGCGGCAGGCGGGGTCTCGTTTCAGGCACTTTCTTCCATGCCATCGCCAGAGGCGGTTGATCGTCCCGGACATTTGCCTTCCCGGATCACGGTGCGGCAAAGTGGACCAAGCAGCGAAAGTTTGTAGGCTTGGAGCGGGGGAAAGTGCTATAGATCGCTGCACAGGACGTGGACCAGGGGAATTGCCTCCGGGTCTCCACACTTGGTGAAGCGCGGCCGGACCTGAAACCGCTTCATATTTTTCGGTCCGATATTGTACTCGCGCATTTTACATCGAGCGTGCATACCGATGATGAAACCCGGATTTTTTATCTCTGCCGTCTTTGCTGCGGCCATTCTGCTGGCTCCTATCGGTACCGGGTTCAACGGCACGCGCGCCCATGGCGGCGAAGACTATGCGACTTTGGAAAAGCTCGGCGCAGCTCTTTTCGACGACCCCAATCTTTCCATGAATCGCACCATGGCCTGTTCCACCTGCCATATGCAGGCGGCGGGTTTTTCCGATGCGCGCGAGAGCGACAAGGTCGGGCGGGACGTGTCGCTCGGCGATGACGGGATTTCGCTGGGCGACCGCAACGCGCCGACTGCCGCCTATGCCAGGTTCACACCGCCTTTCGGCAAGAACGCGGCGGGCGAGTATGTAGGCGGGCAATTCTGGGACGGTCGCGCCTCGATGCTGGAAGATCAGGCGGGTGGTCCACCGCTCAACCCGATCGAAATGGGGATGCCGGACAAATCGTCGATCGTGAAACGGCTGAAGGAGAACCCCGATTATGTCGCGGCTTTCGGCACGCAGTTCGGCGGCGATGTTTTCAAGAGTGACGAAAGCGCCTATGCCGCGATGACCAAGGCGCTGGCTAGCTTCGAGCGTTCGGATGAATTCTCCACCTTCGATTCCAAATATGACCGTTTCCTGCGCGGCGAGGAAAAGCTGACCGATCAGGAGGAGCTGGGGCGAGTTCTGATTTCCTCCACGCAATTTACCAATTGCAATACCTGCCATGAAATTCGCGGCGCCAAGGGGCTGGAAGACGGCCTCTTCACCAACCACAAATATTTCAACATTGGCGTTCCGGCCAACACGGCGGTGAGAGCGGCCAACGGCTCGAAGCCGGATGCTGTCGATCTTGGGCTCGCGCAAAATCCTGTTGTGGCCGGCGATCCGGCTGAGCGTGGCAAGTTCAAGGTGCCGACGCTGCGCAACGTCGCCGTCACCGGTCCATACATGCACAATGGCGTCTTCAAGGACCTGCGCACGGTGGTGCTGTTTTACGTGAAATACAAAAGCAAGAAGCCCAGCCGGCAGATCAATCCGGAAACCGGCAAGACATGGGATGCGCCGGAAGTGCCTGAGAACATCGCCATGACGGAGCTGACGTCCGCGCCCGCACTGGACGACAAGCGTGTAGATGCCGTCGTCGCATTCTTGAAGACTTTGACTGACAAAAGATATGAGCATCTTTTGCCGAAGGAGGACGGGCAGGGAGCCGTGGCCCCTGCCCAGCCGGTTCCTGTAAACGTTACGCCGAAAGCGCCTTGAATTCGGCGAGAACCGCATCACCCATTTCGGAGGTTCCGACCTGGCGGCTGCCCTCGGCCATGATGTCGGCGGTGCGGATGCCCTTGTCGAGCACGTTTGCGATCGCTGCTTCGAGCTTTGTTGCCTCATCCACCATGTTGAACGAGTAACGCAGGCACATGGCGAAGGACGCGATCATGGCGATGGGGTTGGCGATGCCCTTGCCGGCAATGTCAGGAGCCGAACCGTGCACCGGCTCATACATGGCCTTGCGCTTGCCGGTCTTGGCGTCAGGCGCGCCAAGCGAAGCGGAGGGCAGCATGCCAAGCGAGCCGGTCAGCATGGCGGCGACGTCGGAGAGCATGTCGCCGAAGAGGTTGTCGGTCACGATCACGTCGAACTGCTTGGGCTTGCGCACCAGCTGCATGCCGCCGGCATCGGCCAGCATATGTTCCAGCTGAACGTCTTTGAACTTGGCAGCGTGGGTTTCGGTGACCACCTGGTTCCACAGAACGCCAGATTTCATGACGTTGCGCTTTTCCATCGAGCAGACGCGGTTGTCGCGGGTGCGGGCCAGTTCGAAAGCGACGCTGGCGATACGCTCGATCTCGAAAGTGTCGTAGATCTGCGTGTCGATGCCGCGCTTCTGGCCGTTGCCGAGATCGATGATCTGCTTCGGTTCACCGAAATAAACGCCGCCCGTCAGCTCGCGGACGATGAGGATATCGAGACCTTCGACCAGTTCAGGCTTCAGCGAGGAAGCGGCGGCAAGTGCCGGGTAGCAGATGGCCGGGCGCAGATTGGCGAAAAGCTCGAGATCCTTGCGCAGGCGAAGCAGACCGGCTTCCGGGCGATGCTCGTAGGGCACGCCATCCCATTTCGGGCCGCCGACGGCGCCGAACAGGATCGCATCGGCGGCTAGCGCCTTTTCCATATCTGCATCGGAAATCGCCACGCCATGGGCGTCATAGGCAGAGCCGCCGACCAGACCTTCCGAGACGGTGAAGCCGGCATTGTGCGCGCTGTTCATATAATCGATCAGCTTGCGAACTTCAGCCATGGCTTCGGGGCCGATACCGTCACCGGGCAGCAGGAAAAGCGAACGGACTGTCATGAGAAACCCTCCTTGGGCGGCGCGCCGAAAAACATCCTGAAGGGTTTTCGATTGCGGCGAGCGCGGCGTCAAACTCATTCCGTCCTGCACATGGCAAATCGTGTCGCAGCCGGACGGGATCGGAGGCTTCTTATCTCCGCCTCAAGGGCTTTTCAAGCAAAGCAAAAGCCGATCCGGTACTGTTTGGTACGGGATCGGCTTTTTTGAAGAGCGGAAATGCGGTCAGGCCCAGGGGCGGACCGAGGCATTTGCCTTTTCGAACGTGTCGATAGCGCCGGAATGTTCCAGCGTCAGGCCGATATCATCAAGTCCGTTCAGCATGCAATGGCGCTTGAATTCATCGATCTCGAAGGTGATCGTACCGCCATCGGGGCCGCTGATTTCCTGACTTTCCAGATCGACGGAGAGAACGGCATTCGATCCGCGCGACGCATCGTCCAGCAGCTTTTCGAGGTTCTCGGGCTGACGACGATCGGCAGGATGCCGTTCTTGAAACAGTTATTGTAAAAGATGTCGGCGAAGCTGGTGGAGATCACGCAGCGGATGCCGAAATCGAGAAGCGCCCATGGCGCATGTTCGCGCGAGGAGCCGCAACCGAAATTGTCGCCGGCGACAAGGATCTGGGCGTTCTGGTAAGCGGGCTTGTTCAGCACGAAATCGGGGTTGGGCGAGCCATCCTCGAGATAACGCGACTCGGCGAAGAGGCCCTTACCGAGACCGGTGCGCTTGATGGTCTTCAGATAGTCTTTCGGAATGATCATATCGGTGTCGATATTGACAACCGGCATGGGCGCGGCGACGCCCGTCAGCTTCGTGAACTTTTCCATCTGTCGCTTCCCGTTTTCCCTTCAACAAAATCCGGCGCGGGCCGAAGCTCGCCGGATGTGTTCTGCCGGGAAATACTGCAAAACGGATCGCTTTAGAAGCGCAAACCCGCGTTCTTCGGTACGCCTTCTGCGGCGTCCTCGCATTTTGACCGGATTAAACGATCTCAGAGATCGATAATCGTGCCCTTGCCATCGTTCCAGACGCGCATGTCGCGCTGGTTGCGGGGCTTGACCGGAATGGGGGCCGGCCTCAGACGCGCCGAAAGCAGACGGCCAGCGCTGAGAACGGCGAGCACGCCGATAAAAGCGACCGTAAGCGACGCCGTGAAGAGGGCGGCCATGGCCAGAATTGCGATGCCGGATGCGGCGATGAAAAATGAACGGATGCCTTGCATGATTCAACCTTTCTTTCCAGACGAATGTGGGCCTTCTTCTTCCGGCTTGCAAGAGGATTCAGTGGATTGTCAGGTTGCAGATGTCACAAAAGCTTGACACAAGTGCGGCATGACTAATTTTTTCGAAAATATTCCTGTGAGACCGCGCCGTTCGCTGCTGTCGGTTCCGGCCATCAATGTCAGGGCGCTCGAAAAAATCCGCGATCTCGATTGCGACGGAGTAATCCTCGATCTGGAGGATTCCGTCGCGCCCGACATGAAGGGCGAGGCGCGGGAAAATCTGGGCAGGCTATTTTCGGATGCGCCTTTCGCCGGACGCGAGACCATTATCCGTATCAATCCGCTCTCAACGCCGGATGGCATGGCGGATTTGAAACTCGTGCTTTCCTGTCGGCCGGATGCGGTTTTATTGCCGAAGGTGGAGCAGCCCGCAGATATTCATGATGTGGCCGACCTTCTGGCGGAGGCCGATGCGCCCCAGGACCTGAAAATTTGGGCAATGATTGAGACGCCGCTGGGTGTTTTGAACGCCGCCTCCATCGCCGACGCTGCCCATACGCCGGATGCGCGGCTTGCCGCCTTTGTAATCGGGCTCAACGATCTGCGCAAGGAAACGCGTGTTCCAGTCCTCCCCGGGCGAACCTATCTCGTGCCCTGGATGATGCAGGTGGTGCTCGCCGCCCGCGCCTATGGCCTTGATGTCATCGACAGCGTGTCCAACGATTTTCGAGACATTGCAGCTTTTGACAGTGAATGCGAACAGGGTCGCGCCATGGGGTTCGATGGCAAGATGCTGATCCACCCGGCACAGATTGAGCCGGCCAATCGGCGCTTCGCGCCAGATGATGCCGCTGTTGCGGATGCGAGAGAGATTATTGCCGCTTTCGCAAAACCTGAATCTATGGAATTGAACGTCATCAACATGAACGGGCGGATGATCGAACGGCTGCATGTGGGGCAGGCCGAGAGGCTGGTTGCCATGGCCGATATCATCGCACAGAGAAAGGCAAAAAAGACGTGAAGGTCTATCGTTTCATAACTGGTCCCGATGACTCGAAGTTCTGCCATCGGGTCACCGAGGCGCTGAACAAGGGATGGGAGCTTGCCGGTTCGCCGAGCTACGCCTTCAACGCCGCAAGCGGCGTGATGCATTGCGGCCAGGCCGTGACCAAGGTGGTCGAGGGCAAGGAATACCATCCGGATATGAAGCTCGGCGAGCAATAAGACGCGCCGTCGGCGGGGCTATCGCTCCGCCGCGGCCTCGTCAGCGCTTTCCTCGATCCGCTCCATGTCATCATCCGAGAGGCCGAAATGGTGGCCGATCTCGTGGATGAGGACATGGGTGATGATGTCGCCCAGCGTTTCCTCGTTCTCGGCCCAGTAGTCGAGAATGGGGCGGCGATAAAGCGTGATGCGGTTCACCATTTCGCCCGTTTCCATGGTGAAACGTTCGGAGATGCCGCGTCCTTCAAACAGTCCGAGAAGATCGAAGGGTGTTTCGAGTGCCATGTCTTCGAACACGTCATCGGTCGGAAAATCGGCGATCTCGATGATGAGATCCTTCGTTAAGGCGCGGAATTCTTCTGGCAGGTGGCCATACGCCTCGATCGCAAGCGACTCGAAGGCGGAAAGTGTCGGCGCATGGCGGTCCCGCCAATCGTCGGTCTGGTCTATGCGGGCCATTTCTGCTCCTTGTTGGTAGGCCCATATAAACACTTGCTGCACAAATTTCGAGACCCGACTGCTTCACCTGCCGAAAAAGCATGAAATTCTTGGCGTTACAGTTACTTTTCAAGCCGTCGTCATCTTGACATAAACTGACGTCTCGCGTAATCGGCACCCAAATTGATGGCGTAGTGCGCCTTCTGTTTATTCCGCCCCTCAAAAGGCGGCTTCACCGGCAGACATTCAAAGGGGCATTCAGTCCTGACGGATTTCCGCTACTCCGACTGATAAAAAGACGGCCAGCTTGCATATGCGGGCAGAGCCGGAACGAACATGAAAGGATAAAAAATGTTCGCAGTCATCAAGACCGGCGGTAAGCAGTACCGCGTAGCGGCCGACGCCGTGCTGACCATCGAAAAGCTGGAAGCAGAGGCAGGCGCAACTGTAGAATTCACCGAAGTTCTCGTTGTTGGCGAAGGCGCCGACGCCAAGTTCGGTGCACCCTTTGTCAAGGGCGCCATCGTCAAGGCTGAAGTTGTCGAGCACAATCGCGGCAAGAAGGTCATCGCCTTCAAGAAGCGTCGTCGTCAGAACTCCAAGCGTTCGCGCGGCCATCGTCAGCATCACACTGTCGTCCGCATCACGGACATCGTTGCTGCCTGATCGGCGCGACACGGGAAACAAGGTTTAAAGGAGAACTCCAATGGCACACAAAAAAGCTGGCGGTTCCTCGCGTAACGGTCGCGATTCCGAATCCAAGCGCCTTGGCGTAAAGAAGTTCGGCGGCGAAGCCGTCATTCCAGGCAACATTATTCTGCGTCAGCGCGGCACGCAGTGGCATCCGGGCGCCAATGTCGGCATCGGCAAGGACCACACGATTTTCGCACTGACCGCAGGTAACGTGAACTTCCGCACGAAGGCCAACGGCCGCGTGTTCGTATCCGTGGCTCCGAAAGCGGAAGCCGCAGAATAAGCCGGTAAGCGTCATATGCAGCCGGTGTCCCATCGACCCGGCTGAGACGTATCAGGTTCAGTCAAGAAAACAGGGGAGATGGGGCACCACCCAACTCCCCTTTTTCTTTAACCCCAAGGAGGGACTGAACCATGCAAGCTGAATTGTTGAGGGTTGACCAATCACGGTCACCCGAGGAACGGCCGAGGCCCGATCGGTCGAGGAGCGATTGCCCCGTTTTACTGTCGCAGAGGCTGGTTTTACGCAAGCCTCACGAAGAAGACATCGACGCCCTTGCCCATCTTGCCAACAACGCCAATATCGCGACCATGGTGTCGCGTATGCCGCACCCGTACACGGCCAAAGACGCCGCGGACTTCGTGCGACGCACCAAAGCTGGCGAGATTGGCAAGTGCGTCTATGCGATTACCCGCATGGACAATGGCGAGTTTCTGGGCTGCTGCGCGCTGGAACCCCAGGAAGACGAAAAGACGCTGGAGATCGGTTACTGGCTGGGGGAACCCTACTGGAACCGGGGCTATATGACGGAAGCCGCGCATGCGCTGATCGACATGGCCTTCCGCACGCGTGAAATCGACCAGATCGATGCGCGTTGCCGGGTCACCAACATTCCCTCGCGTCGCGTCATCCAGAAGTGCGGTTTCCAGTTCCAGGGCTCCGGCATGGTTGGTTCGCTGGCGCTGGGCGGCATGGTGCCGGTTGAATGGTACCGGCTGGACCGCAAGACCTGGGTTTCGCTGAAGAGCTGGGGGATATGGGATGAGCACGCTCGAGCTTACCCGTCGCCGTGCAGCTGCAACCGCGGCGCCGCCCGGCCCCTGCCCTGTCATTGAGACGTCGCGTCTGGTGCTGCGTCCGCAGCGGCTTTCCGACGCTGGCAGCATTGCGGAATCGCTTGGCGATTTCGCCGTGACCAGGATGCTGGCCCGTGTTCCCGCACCCTACCACAGGCAGGATGCGCTGGAATGGCTGGTTCTGCGCACTTCCGGCACCCTGCCCGACTGGGATTTCGCCATCACCAGTGGTGACGATACCCTGATCGGGGTTGTCTCAATCGAGTTGCGGCATGGCGAGTGGCATCTGGGCTACTGGCTCAACCGTTTCTACTGGGGCAAGGGTTACATGACCGAGGCGGTGGCTGCTGTGGTCGAGCGGTTCTTCCGCCGCATGCCGGGGGTAGTTCTCCATTCCGGCGTGTTTGCGGATAACCCTGCATCCCTGCGCGTGCAGGAGAAACTGGGCTTCCGGGTGACCGGCTGCCACCAGATCTATGCCACGGCGCGTGCCGCCATGGTGGCGCATATCGATACGGTGATCACGGCTGAGGATTTCCTCCCGCCGCATCGCTGACACCTGAAGAGCATCGGGCCGAAAACCATTACAGTTTTCGGCCCGATGCTTTGAACAGGGCCGGTTTATCCCAAACCGACCTTGTCTCACGCAGGGGCTTCCCGCACGATAGTCTTTGACCTCGTGAAGAAGCGCTTGTATTCGAAACGACGATATTTTTGTTTGGCGCAACGCGATTGACGAATGCGCCCGCAAACCGACAGAACGGCAGTCCGATGAAATTTCTCGATGAAGCAAAAGTCTATATCAAGTCCGGTGATGGCGGCGCGGGCGCCGTTTCCTTCCGGCGCGAAAAATTCATCGAGTTCGGCGGCCCGGATGGTGGCGATGGCGGCCGCGGCGGCGATGTCTGGATCGAGGTGGTCAACGGTCTCAATACCCTGATCGACTTCCGCTTCCAGCAGCATTTCAAAGCCTCGATCGGACAGCACGGCATGGGCAAGACCCGCACCGGCGCAAAGGGTTCGGATGTGGTGCTGAAGGTGCCCGTCGGTACGCAGATATTCGAGGAAGACAACGAGACGCTGATCGTCGACCTCACCAAGGAAGGCCAGCGCTTTCGTCTTGCCGCTGGCGGCAATGGCGGTTTCGGCAATGCCTATTTCAAGTCTTCGACCAATCAGGCGCCCACCCATGCCAATCCGGGTCTTGCGGGCGAGGAAAAGACGGTCTGGCTTCGCCTGAAGCTGATTGCCGATGCCGGTCTCGTCGGTCTGCCGAATGCCGGCAAATCGACATTCCTCGCGACTGTCACGCGCGCGCGGCCGAAGATCGCCAATTATCCTTTCACGACCCTGCATCCGAACCTCGGCGTTGCGACCATCGACGGCCGTGAATTCGTGCTGGCCGATATTCCGGGCCTCATCGAAGGCGCGCATGAGGGCGTGGGCATCGGCGACCGTTTCCTTGGCCATGTGGAACGTACCCGCGTACTTCTGCACCTCGTCTCGGCGCAGGAAGAAAAAGTCGGCAAGGCCTATAAGACGGTCAAGGCCGAACTGGACGCCTATGGTGGCGGGCTGACCGACAAGCCGGAAATCGTGGCGCTGTCGCAGATCGACGTGCTCGACGAAAAAGAACTGAAAAAGAAGGCAAAGGAACTGGAGAAGGCCTGCGGCCGTCCTCCGCTCCTGTTGTCTGCCGCTGCCCATATCGGCATGACGGAGGCACTGCGCGCCCTTCGCGATATCATCGTCTCGGCGAGCAATGGCGGCGAGACCGCCCTTCCCGACCGTTCAATGCCTGAGGAGAGCGAGGCCGAGGAAGAGGACGATCGCCTATGAGCCTGACGCGTAAACCTCTGGGCAGCCACCACAGGATCGTCATCAAGATCGGTTCTGCACTTCTGGTGGACCGGAAAAGCGGGCTGAAAAAGGATTGGCTCGACGCCATTTGCGAGGACATCGCTGCGCTGAAGAAAAACGGCGTCGATGTCCAGGTCGTGTCTTCGGGCGCCATTGCGCTTGGCCGCACAGTCCTTGGCTTGCCCTCCGGTGCATTGAAGCTGGAGGAAAGCCAGGCGGCGGCGGCAGTCGGCCA
Proteins encoded in this window:
- a CDS encoding HpcH/HpaI aldolase/citrate lyase family protein, with the translated sequence MTNFFENIPVRPRRSLLSVPAINVRALEKIRDLDCDGVILDLEDSVAPDMKGEARENLGRLFSDAPFAGRETIIRINPLSTPDGMADLKLVLSCRPDAVLLPKVEQPADIHDVADLLAEADAPQDLKIWAMIETPLGVLNAASIADAAHTPDARLAAFVIGLNDLRKETRVPVLPGRTYLVPWMMQVVLAARAYGLDVIDSVSNDFRDIAAFDSECEQGRAMGFDGKMLIHPAQIEPANRRFAPDDAAVADAREIIAAFAKPESMELNVINMNGRMIERLHVGQAERLVAMADIIAQRKAKKT
- a CDS encoding DUF1737 domain-containing protein, which encodes MKVYRFITGPDDSKFCHRVTEALNKGWELAGSPSYAFNAASGVMHCGQAVTKVVEGKEYHPDMKLGEQ
- a CDS encoding metallopeptidase family protein; protein product: MARIDQTDDWRDRHAPTLSAFESLAIEAYGHLPEEFRALTKDLIIEIADFPTDDVFEDMALETPFDLLGLFEGRGISERFTMETGEMVNRITLYRRPILDYWAENEETLGDIITHVLIHEIGHHFGLSDDDMERIEESADEAAAER
- the rplU gene encoding 50S ribosomal protein L21; protein product: MFAVIKTGGKQYRVAADAVLTIEKLEAEAGATVEFTEVLVVGEGADAKFGAPFVKGAIVKAEVVEHNRGKKVIAFKKRRRQNSKRSRGHRQHHTVVRITDIVAA
- the rpmA gene encoding 50S ribosomal protein L27 translates to MAHKKAGGSSRNGRDSESKRLGVKKFGGEAVIPGNIILRQRGTQWHPGANVGIGKDHTIFALTAGNVNFRTKANGRVFVSVAPKAEAAE
- a CDS encoding GNAT family N-acetyltransferase — encoded protein: MSTLELTRRRAAATAAPPGPCPVIETSRLVLRPQRLSDAGSIAESLGDFAVTRMLARVPAPYHRQDALEWLVLRTSGTLPDWDFAITSGDDTLIGVVSIELRHGEWHLGYWLNRFYWGKGYMTEAVAAVVERFFRRMPGVVLHSGVFADNPASLRVQEKLGFRVTGCHQIYATARAAMVAHIDTVITAEDFLPPHR
- the obgE gene encoding GTPase ObgE, whose amino-acid sequence is MKFLDEAKVYIKSGDGGAGAVSFRREKFIEFGGPDGGDGGRGGDVWIEVVNGLNTLIDFRFQQHFKASIGQHGMGKTRTGAKGSDVVLKVPVGTQIFEEDNETLIVDLTKEGQRFRLAAGGNGGFGNAYFKSSTNQAPTHANPGLAGEEKTVWLRLKLIADAGLVGLPNAGKSTFLATVTRARPKIANYPFTTLHPNLGVATIDGREFVLADIPGLIEGAHEGVGIGDRFLGHVERTRVLLHLVSAQEEKVGKAYKTVKAELDAYGGGLTDKPEIVALSQIDVLDEKELKKKAKELEKACGRPPLLLSAAAHIGMTEALRALRDIIVSASNGGETALPDRSMPEESEAEEEDDRL